TGGCCGATATGTATACCCCAGTAGCAGTTGAGGAAAAATCAAAACTAACATGACAATTCAATGTTGTATGAATAAATGTCAGGTTAAATAGATACCTTTGCTTCTGTCCATGTTTTTTTCAACTCCAAGTGCGTATAACAATGAGTTTTGTAGAGATGCCAACCTTGACCGCAAACTGTAGttgttaatgtatataattaCACATGATATAatagttaataaatttacaaagtAATAACGATAATGGCacgatattttgataaataaatataatatttcacTTAAGAAGGCTTGGTGTCTTGGCCATTTATAgactattttaatttcataagaagaagaactttgaaaaaaattatagggaaattgataaattttcaaaCTAATAACATTTTGGATTCTTCTTCTATACAGAATGTTAGTATATGGACAAAAATATCTTATGTTAAAGCTTTAGGCAGATCTGATGGATAATTTATTGACAAACTAGCATTCTTGACGTTTATTAAAGCTGCTCTATCAAACTTTTGTTtttgatgtacatttattaaaatttttattttcctattatttcaaaaattgaaatattaaccAAGAcggacatttaaaaaaaaagaatacgcATTCTTGGTAGGTCCACAATACATTATATAGACTTGAAAATACTTTGAAGGCATGGTTAAAATAGCAATTTGCTCGAACCGATATCATTCTGCTTGAATACATCGCGAGTTTGCcctttttacattaattttgagAGAGCTTATAATATCttctttaatgataatttttttgttcttttgattttcagaTTGACCTTATACGCTTCATTTAATCATTTACAAATATGATcaaaactttctttaaaattggACCATTCAGTAtttggtttttaaatattttgcaaatCGGTTTAATTTGATTCATCTTGTTGAAAAActgaaaaagaattaaataactaaatatatcaatgtgttttaaatgttttgattttgatatctttttaattttcgaCATACCACTCAAACGGATGTAAAATTCCCATCCGATGTCTACAAGACTTGTATTAAAAGATTCCTGGATAGGACGAGTTTTCACATGATGGCAGGTTCCTGACGCACTGTTATACAAAAATCCGGCACAAAATGCACATCTACTAGCACACTCAATCTGACTAAGGTCATACTTGGTTTCTAGGAAGTTAACATTGCCAGTGATAggaagtagatctttaaaagtttCATCTCTCTCAAAACAAAATTTCCTGTTCTGTGCCATAGTATCTCCaaccaagaaaaaaatcataaaaacagCGAAACGTTCGGAAAAAACCCCTAACATAATTATAATGAAAAGAAATGTCCCGTATCTGTGATGAAAGTCAATAAGTGTTGCTAATTATTGCCTCCAATCTTCACGCTACACGTCTGCTGTAGTTTGTGGTTTCACCATTTATATAGCTTTCGACACTGCTGAGCAATCATGATTGGATCTTAAATATCTTGGGTGGAACACCGATCTCGTTTGTATGGTGGCAGTTTTAGCCTCGTACATGTCACTATGCAAAATAAGTAAATGACATGGGAGAAAAATATGTTTACGTTTTAAATAACTATGATGATATACAAGTCGGCGGTccttttggttgttttttttaattgggtAAAAAACTTACTTACGCCTGTGTtttacagtaattaattaaacaaacgACATATTCATGTCAACAAGCGtattaattatgtcaacatgtcaacatttgaaataattatttaaacattcgACCTATTTAGGTCAACATGCAAGAAAGGAATGTTAATGTATaagtttactcagaatgaaaacaaattcactgatgataatgaaaaaccataaaTTGTGTGTTAAAAACATATCATGCTAGtgctatttttaatttcaaaaaagtaggtcaatgacctactttttgagatattggccattgaatattttttttttaaatttaagaaaagttccttaaaaattttacactatgattgatattttctaaattgtaaatataatacaaattgctaaattcttttaaaaatgaggtacagtttatgaatggcagtggaactaaacagacacaaagcatttagttttcattcacaattttttttaattttccattccgaatttcctctatcagttttcataTTCCTACCCTTTTTTAATTTAGTtgaacaaaaaactgaatgatgataataccaAATACATGAAGTAGGTATATCGACTTTACTCTGCTTCCATAAaagttatatgaggtcaatgatcaaactTTTGAGATATGgcgtcttttatcatttttaagcatttttaaatatttttgtagtgtgtgccattcgaatatctaagcgaaaaaattgcgataaaaccaacagaaaatatgcagaATTAGTGTATTATGTTGACTgacctctgttttgctaaaagtcccACTTTGTTTGAGCATAATttcataatatagtaaaaatatcaaatggtttgtcaataaaaattcattacatAACTACTTAAAgttttttgaacaaattttactcatgacattgaattTTATTACAATCCGAAaatgagaactcaaaccctgagtaaacaatgTCCTTAATATACAACGTATTTATATCAAGATCTAAGCTATTTATATCTACAAACAGCATATGAATGATATGTTTGATATATGCAAATCAAATGTCATATGACTATTTTGCATTTGGTATGATTTATGAATGACATCAATGTAGGTAGTCGCCTTAAAGGGATTTGGACACAATTAagactcaaataaaaaaaaatcaatatggatgcttttaatgctttgtcaaaatttgaaagtca
This genomic window from Crassostrea angulata isolate pt1a10 chromosome 8, ASM2561291v2, whole genome shotgun sequence contains:
- the LOC128161055 gene encoding uncharacterized protein LOC128161055 translates to MLGVFSERFAVFMIFFLVGDTMAQNRKFCFERDETFKDLLPITGNVNFLETKYDLSQIECASRCAFCAGFLYNSASGTCHHVKTRPIQESFNTSLVDIGWEFYIRLSVCGQGWHLYKTHCYTHLELKKTWTEAKNFCESIGAYLVRIERQEESDWLHETFLSVLRNEAGRPQVTLRPKTMS